One stretch of Brettanomyces nanus chromosome 4, complete sequence DNA includes these proteins:
- a CDS encoding uncharacterized protein (BUSCO:EOG09343IU2) yields MKTNTFVRKLASNDRKTRVRAFETLTQYISSRSHTRKLSLLELQKLWKGLYYAMWFSDKALPQKRLATQMSSLFSECVSDEQFALFVTAFWSIMAREWTEIDKWRTDKDSKFDKKLVDAYISALEEGILSGELKLPSYIVMHIVDVWLDELERVIFELDDDEDTPENDDVKDEEEEEKVLQEKKDLVSKIPIDKLLEPFAILLKKTPQKALKNRIRENIFEDQRLKDWGVDTDGYVDKKTTSAEDSKEEINDQDEGQKQADGDADEAWSGFGDN; encoded by the exons ATGAAGACGAATACTTTTGTGAGAAAACTAGCATCGAATGATCGGAAAACGCGTGTGCGAGCCTTCGAGACTCTCACGCAGTATATCTCGTCTAGATCGCATACCCGAAAGCTATCTCTTTTAGAGCTTCAAAAGTTATGGAAGGGTCTTTATTATGCCATGTGGTTCAGTGATAAAGCTTTACCTCAGAAAAGGTTAGCCACACAGATGTCATCTTTATTTTCTGAATGCGTCTCAGATGAACAATTTGCCCTGTTTGTTACTGCCTTTTGGTCTATCATGGCTAGAGAATGGACTGAGATTGATAAATGGAGAACTGACAA agACTCTAAATTTGACAAAAAACTTGTGGATGCATACATTTCAGCTTTGGAGGAAGGCATATTAAGTGGAGAGCTTAAACTTCCAAGTTATATCGTAATGCATATCGTTGATGTGTGGCTCGATGAACTGGAAAGAGTTATATTTGAActggatgatgatgaggacaCCCCAGAAAATGATGACGTTaaggacgaagaagaggaagagaaggttttacaagagaaaaaggatCTTGTTTCCAAGATTCCTATAGATAAATTGCTTGAACCGTTTGCCAttttattgaaaaagacCCCTCAGAAGGCACTCAAGAACAGAATAAGAGagaatatctttgaagatcaaAGACTTAAAGACTGGGGTGTAGATACCGATGGATACGTTGATAAAAAGACAACATCGGCCGAAGATTCAAAGGAGGAGATCAACGATCAAGACGAAGGACAAAAGCAAGCAGATGGTGATGCAGATGAGGCTTGGAGTGGTTTCGGGGACAATTAA
- a CDS encoding uncharacterized protein (EggNog:ENOG41), with product MTTIGIAFGNSTTSIAFVREDGKVEVIADPDGDRFIASALSYIGDDQYHGSQAIGQLLRNSEDTIVNFRDFIGVPFDKINAKYSQHSAKPINIDGKVGYEIGGEKITVDEIAKRHLIQIVKDAEDYLGEKVEGGVMTVPFNFTSEQKTLLIKIAGDAGLHVLQLIYEPSSALLAHLNAKKELLEDKVYVVADFGGIRSDAAVIAVRGGIFTVLSSAQTYEIGGEKLDESLMEFFGKDFQKKYNADAVKTEKSWAKLNSASIITKKTLSNVESARVSVDSLAEGFDYNASINRMRFEVVARNVFSKMAAFIEEVIQKADLESLDIDGVLLSGGSSNIPKIARNMEFIFPETTTIIAPSLDSKLQNPNELNCRGAALQASLISSFDAENIEKSQEPDVVGTKQLSVPIGIKGSKGEFITILPKNTVYPIKKTISLIASADDVLIELYEGKRTIKETLEEPEEEDEEEEEDEDEEDEPEVIRSVVYEPSELLAQLALKAAGKGKKVEVVVNIRKEGKVQIMARSGSTAAKGVIA from the coding sequence ATGACTACCATTGGTATTGCGTTTGGTAATTCTACTACTTCTATTGCCTTTGTTAGAGAGGACGGCAAAGTTGAGGTCATTGCTGATCCTGATGGAGACAGATTCATTGCCTCTGCTTTGTCTTATATCGGTGATGATCAATACCACGGATCTCAGGCTATTGGTCAACTACTCCGTAACTCTGAGGATACGATAGTCAATTTCAGGGACTTCATTGGTGTTCCTTTTGATAAAATTAATGCTAAATACTCTCAGCACTCTGCCAAGCCGATCAATATCGATGGAAAAGTTGGTTATGAAATTGGCGGCGAAAAGATCACTGTCGACGAGATTGCCAAAAGACATTTGATACAAATTGTGAAGGATGCCGAAGACTATCTTGGAGAAAAAGTGGAAGGAGGTGTCATGACAGTTCCGTTCAACTTTACATCTGAGCAGAAGACATTGTTGATCAAGATTGCCGGTGACGCCGGTCTACACGTCTTGCAGTTGATATATGAACCCAGCTCTGCCTTGTTGGCCCATTTGAATGCCAAGAAGGAGTTGCTAGAAGATAAAGTTTACGTTGTTGCAGATTTTGGCGGTATCCGTTCAGATGCTGCCGTTATCGCTGTCAGGGGTGGTATATTTACTGTTCTATCATCTGCTCAGACCTATGAGATTGGTGgtgagaagttggatgagTCGTTAATGGAATTTTTCGGTAAGgatttccaaaagaagtACAACGCTGATGCTGTGAAGACCGAGAAGTCTTGGGCCAAGCTAAATTCTGCTTCCATCATCACCAAGAAAACGCTTTCTAACGTAGAGTCTGCTCGTGTGTCCGTGGATTCATTGGCTGAGGGTTTTGACTATAATGCTTCTATCAACAGAATGAGATTTGAGGTGGTAGCTCGTAATGttttttcaaagatggCTGCTTTCATTGAGGAGGTGATCCAAAAAGCCGATCTTGAAAGTTTGGATATCGACGgtgttcttctttctggtggAAGTTCTAACATACCGAAAATTGCTAGAAACATGGAGTTCATCTTTCCAGAAACGACTACCATCATTGCACCATCGCTAGATTCTAAGCTTCAGAATCCTAATGAGTTGAACTGTAGAGGTGCTGCTTTACAGGCGTcgttgatttcttctttcgatGCTGAGAATATTGAGAAGTCACAGGAACCTGATGTGGTGGGCACCAAGCAATTGAGTGTGCCAATCGGTATCAAAGGTTCCAAAGGTGAGTTCATCACCATCTTACCTAAGAACACTGTGTATCCAATCAAGAAGACCATTTCTCTGATTGCTTCTGCAGATGATGTTTTGATCGAACTATATGAAGGTAAGAGAACCATCAAAGAAACTTTGGAGGAAcctgaagaagaagacgaagaagaagaagaagacgaagatgaggaggacGAACCAGAAGTTATTAGATCCGTCGTGTACGAGCCATCCGAATTGCTTGCTCAGTTAGCACTCAAGGCTGCTGGAAAGGGTAAGAAGGTGGAAGTGGTAGTTAACATCAGAAAGGAGGGTAAAGTGCAGATTATGGCCAGGTCTGGTAGCACTGCTGCAAAGGGAGTTATTGCTTAA
- the SSS1 gene encoding Sec61p translocation complex subunit (BUSCO:EOG09344QUK) → MAGKGKLTDAPVEFVKEGVQFVRKCRKPTQKEYAQLIRAVGMGFVMMGIVGYLIKLIHIPIRYLIV, encoded by the coding sequence ATGGCAGGAAAGGGAAAGCTCACAGATGCTCCAGTGGAGTTTGTTAAGGAAGGTGTACAATTCGTTAGAAAGTGCAGAAAGCCAACACAGAAGGAATATGCTCAATTGATTAGAGCTGTTGGTATGGGCTTTGTGATGATGGGTATTGTTGGATACCTAATTAAGTTGATTCATATTCCAATTAGATATTTGATTGTTTAA